Proteins encoded by one window of Crassostrea angulata isolate pt1a10 chromosome 9, ASM2561291v2, whole genome shotgun sequence:
- the LOC128163894 gene encoding uncharacterized protein LOC128163894, translating into MSDNCRVSEALYVGLCRYIGTPTELTVRREVVDICEMMNKPVQICKGIIHMVSGSYREGFRFYESSDLDIMYWPVNHEVLTDLSQSSVNALPGHSNILMEDTDTPPGFVRLRPLLSLGFHCIAKAVVSLGDRLYISSSRWRKIGMTVMSDLKTFHTITNHGPCATGFIGDVEHDIALCFHCHHWSRLTCYWSKRCTLHNWPPNHVFDDILRNGCHIVSVGSKMAAAENELEWRLSFSHAEQKLVYAMNHTQFLCYGLLKIFLKEVINHTVEEPFLFIFCEDNDVLVNTNRTYNLVSK; encoded by the coding sequence ATGTCTGATAATTGCCGTGTGTCAGAGGCCCTGTACGTGGGCCTTTGTCGTTATATAGGGACACCAACAGAATTGACCGTCAGGAGGGAAGTGGTGGACATCTGTGAGATGATGAATAAACCTGTACAGATATGTAAAGGCATAATACATATGGTTAGTGGTAGTTATAGGGAAGGTTTCAGGTTTTATGAATCTTCTGACTTAGACATAATGTACTGGCCTGTCAACCATGAAGTCTTAACCGACCTATCACAGTCCAGTGTTAATGCCCTGCCTGGACATTCAAATATACTCATGGAGGACACGGATACACCACCGGGGTTTGTCAGACTACGGCCTCTGTTGTCATTAGGATTTCACTGTATTGCTAAGGCAGTTGTTAGTCTCGGTGACAGGTTGTATATATCGAGTTCCAGATGGAGAAAAATCGGGATGACTGTGATGAGTGATTTAAAAACTTTTCACACAATAACAAACCATGGTCCTTGTGCCACTGGTTTCATTGGAGATGTAGAACATGACATTGCTCTTTGTTTTCATTGTCACCATTGGTCACGGTTGACATGTTATTGGAGTAAAAGATGCACCCTGCATAACTGGCCCCCAAACCACGTGTTTGATGATATTCTAAGAAATGGTTGCCATATTGTGTCTGTCGGGAGTAAAATGGCAGCTGCTGAAAATGAACTGGAATGGAGATTGTCATTTTCTCATGCAGAGCAAAAACTAGTCTATGCAATGAACCACACGCAGTTTTTGTGCTATGggcttttaaagatatttctgaAAGAAGTAATCAACCACACCGTAGAAGAACcatttttgttcatattttgcGAAGACAACGATGTTCTGGTGAATACAAATAGGACATATAACCTGGTGTCCAAATAA
- the LOC128163991 gene encoding uncharacterized protein LOC128163991 — translation MVVEDLQAAPPVPVPKKKRGPCRKLDDFDADLVKRTIHDMQLKGQYVSLRRLSDVLVEKGVRITKSPLGRLVKDLGFRFYKTRSNQRYIGDRNDIVSMRHTYLRSIRKFREEGRPIVYLDETWLNTYHVARGDWVDCPRTSTSAFESHRGGHGRFVPSGKGSRLIIVDAGSSAVGMIPGSALIFESKTGNQDYHDEMNSENFTKWFTEQLLPNLPTNSVVVMDNASYHSHLDPESKWPTSSASKAEIQSWLDRKGIHYTPGMIKAELITLVKQHKPRPKYVIDDLASKAGHTVLRLPPYHCELNPIELVWAELKSFVARSNVTFKKEKVKELFNQARSTYGVEKWRKVESHVIREVEEKLWKLDGVQDEEVAPVVIDLTDSEHSDSDMDTDSGDDENDSDSDESMGFVEESDDAITCCICGDYNAPGKSRKIVWVECEVCKRWSHRICTKPSLKSGKCVQCWNALYGLNPAPS, via the exons ATGGTGGTGGAGGATCTTCAGGCAGCTCCTCCTGTACCTGTTCCTAAGAAGAAACGTGGTCCCTGTAGAAAGCTTGATGACTTCGATGCAGATTTGGTGAAGAGGACCATTCATGATATGCAGTTGAAGGGCCAGTACGTTTCACTTCGTCGACTGTCAGATGTACTAGTAGAAAAGGGAGTCAGGATCACAAAGTCTCCATTGGGGAGACTTGTGAAGGATCTTGGGTTCAG ATTCTACAAAACTCGTTCCAACCAACGCTACATTGGAGACAGGAACGATATCGTAAGTATGCGACATACTTACCTGAGGTCCATTAGGAAGTTTAGAGAGGAGGGTCGTCCTATTGTGTATTTGGATGAGACTTGGTTGAACACCTATCATGTAGCGAGGGGAGATTGGGTGGACTGTCCTAGGACATCTACCTCTGCCTTTGAGTCGCATCGTGGAGGTCATGGGCGTTTTGTCCCATCTGGGAAAGGCTCTCGTCTGATAATTGTGGATGCAGGTTCTTCGGCTGTGGGTATGATCCCGGGATCTGCTCTCATTTTTGAGTCGAAAACAGGCAACCAGGATTATCATGACGAGATGAACTCAGAAAACTTTACGAAGTGGTTCACTGAGCAGTTGCTCCCTAACCTACCGACCAATTCAGTCGTAGTGATGGATAATGCTTCCTATCACAGTCATCTGGATCCTGAGTCTAAGTGGCCGACTTCGTCGGCATCGAAGGCCGAGATCCAGTCTTGGCTTGATAGAAAGGGTATTCATTACACTCCGGGAATGATCAAGGCTGAATTGATCACATTGGTGAAGCAACATAAACCTCGTCCTAAATATGTAATAGACGATTTGGCTTCGAAAGCAGGTCACACAGTTTTGCGTCTACCTCCCTATCACTGTGAGCTTAATCCTATTGAGTTGGTCTGGGCTGAATTAAAAAGTTTCGTCGCCAGGAGCAATGTCACATTCAAGAAAGAGAAAGTGAAGGAACTCTTTAATCAGGCTAGATCAACTTATGGGGTTGAGAAGTGGCGTAAGGTGGAGAGTCACGTGATAAGAGAGGTCGAAGAAAAACTGTGGAAACTCGACGGAGTCCAGGATGAGGAGGTTGCTCCTGTGGTCATAGACTTGACGGACTCGGAACACAGTGACAGTGACATGGACACAGATTCTGGTGATGACGAAAATGACTCTGACTCTGACGAATCCATGGGCTTCGTTGAGGAGTCTGACGACGCAATCACTTGTTGCATATGTGGTGATTACAATGCTCCTGGAAAGTCTCGAAAGATTGTATGGGTTGAGTGTGAAGTGTGTAAGAGGTGGAGTCACCGCATATGTACCAAGCCCTCTCTAAAGTCAGGTAAGTGTGTCCAATGTTGGAACGCTTTGTATGGTCTGAATCCAGCTCCTTCATGA
- the LOC128163477 gene encoding E3 ubiquitin-protein ligase TRIM36-like, which produces MNPRNSAQDIFRCHLCESPFPPLYCDICNVNLCKECVGEHLLDGSGDHKVVPIKLRRSTPSYPKCQKHGTRQCELYCEQCDIPICANCVSNEHHEAHKKVDILEKFQRTKESIQTSLQELEKSILIQYQKFASEISIQISQIHINSDKLTTALVELGENLHKAVDTLINRRKTEITNTYSKLLADLANHEREITKSISEIEQTVLDLNKLLDSNDMSLVCAYKLMGAEFKALPQQIQCNFPCFSPLVNTEQLYELFGFLFTFNKEKRQVRKKYIIEKPHAKIATVTGFKSLFSVACLSDEEVWTCGNNNEIKLYNLHGDLLNSIQTKSECAPSDIAVTRSGDLVYADRNNETLNTVKEGNAHVEIKLQGWRPVNVCSTSSADLLVTMISNNCRQARVVRYSGSLQIQIIQYDDNGKPLYSTDLTKYISENRNLDVCVADNGAHSIVVVDHTGKFRFTYTGPLSSTKEVFDPVGITTDSQGRILTADFDNACIHVLDQDGQFLCYIDNCGLCYPWELCVDTNDNLFVADDRSRVKKIQYSK; this is translated from the coding sequence ATGAATCCTCGAAACAGTGCCCAAGATATCTTTCGATGTCATCTGTGTGAGTCTCCTTTTCCACCACTTTACTGTGACATCTGTAATGTCAACCTCTGCAAAGAATGTGTTGGGGAGCATCTTCTCGACGGATCAGGTGACCATAAGGTGGTACCAATCAAACTGCGACGATCTACTCCTAGTTACCCGAAATGTCAAAAACATGGTACAAGACAATGTGAACTTTATTGTGAACAATGCGACATTCCAATATGCGCAAACTGTGTTTCCAATGAACACCATGAAGCTCACAAGAAAGTTGACATTTTAGAAAAGTTTCAGAGAACAAAAGAATCCATACAAACAAGTTTGCAAGAATTAGAGAAATCAATTCTAATAcaatatcaaaaatttgcatCGGAAATTTCAATCCAAATATCTCAAATTCATATCAATTCCGACAAATTGACAACAGCTCTAGTTGAACTAGGAGAAAACCTTCACAAAGCTGTAGACACATTAATCAACAGGAGAAAAACAGAAATCACCAATACTTATTCAAAATTGTTGGCCGACCTAGCTAACCACGAAAGAGAAATAACCAAAAGCATTTCTGAAATTGAGCAAACTGTTTTGGATCTCAATAAATTACTTGATTCGAACGATATGTCACTTGTTTGTGCATACAAGCTCATGGGTGCTGAATTTAAAGCATTGCCTCAGCAGATACAATGTAACTTTCCATGTTTCTCTCCTTTAGTCAACACAGAACAGCTATATGAACTATTTGGTTTTCTGTTTACTTTTAACAAGGAAAAAAGACAAGTCCGAAAAAAGTACATTATTGAGAAACCCCACGCCAAAATAGCTACAGTCACAGGGTTTAAATCGTTATTCAGCGTAGCTTGTTTAAGTGATGAAGAAGTATGGACCTGTGgaaataacaatgaaataaaactttataacCTTCATGGAGATTTGCTGAATTCAATTCAAACCAAATCAGAATGTGCACCATCCGATATAGCAGTAACACGTAGCGGAGATCTTGTTTATGCTGACAGAAATAATGAAACCCTGAACACAGTGAAAGAAGGAAATGCACATGTAGAAATAAAATTACAAGGATGGAGACCAGTAAATGTTTGCTCTACTTCCTCAGCCGATCTGCTAGTGACTATGATCAGTAATAACTGTCGACAGGCCAGGGTTGTGCGTTATTCTGGTTCACTGCAAATACAAATCATTCAATATGATGATAACGGCAAGCCTCTCTATTCAACAGATCTCACTAAATACATCAGCGAGAACAGAAACCTTGATGTCTGTGTGGCTGACAATGGTGCTCATTCCATAGTAGTTGTTGATCACACCGGTAAATTCAGGTTTACATACACTGGTCCTTTGTCATCTACCAAAGAAGTATTTGATCCTGTAGGCATCACTAcggacagccagggtcggatcctgaccgCAGACTTCGATAACGCCTGTATCCACGttctggatcaggacggacagtttctctgctacattgacaactgtggTTTGTGCTATCCATGGGAACTATGTGTGGACACTAATGACAACCTCTTTGTCGCCGATGACAGAAGTCGAGTAAAGAAAATACagtattcaaaataa